A single genomic interval of Burkholderiales bacterium harbors:
- a CDS encoding DUF4143 domain-containing protein, producing the protein MDGKTVASYLDLLVDLLLVRRLPPWHANVRKRVVKSPKIYVRDSGLVHALLGIGDMESLLAHPVAGASWEGMVIESLIAAAPPGTEAYFYRTAAGAEIDLLLKIPGRREPWAIEVKRGLTPKLERGFRLAAEDVRPERRFILYSGAERFPLTEAVDAISLLDLSAELAAA; encoded by the coding sequence GTGGACGGCAAGACCGTCGCCTCGTATCTGGACCTGCTCGTCGATCTGCTGCTCGTGCGGCGCCTGCCGCCGTGGCACGCCAACGTGCGCAAGCGCGTGGTCAAGTCGCCGAAGATCTACGTGCGCGACAGCGGCCTGGTGCATGCGTTGCTCGGCATCGGCGACATGGAGTCGCTGCTCGCGCACCCGGTGGCAGGCGCCAGTTGGGAGGGAATGGTCATCGAGTCTCTGATCGCCGCCGCGCCGCCGGGCACGGAGGCGTATTTCTACCGTACCGCCGCCGGTGCCGAGATCGACCTGTTGCTTAAGATTCCGGGACGGCGCGAGCCTTGGGCCATCGAGGTCAAGCGCGGACTGACACCCAAGCTCGAGCGCGGTTTTCGTCTGGCTGCCGAAGACGTAAGGCCGGAGCGGCGGTTTATCCTCTACAGTGGCGCAGAGCGCTTCCCGCTGACCGAGGCTGTGGACGCCATCTCGCTGCTCGACCTGAGCGCGGAGCTTGCTGCCGCATGA